The nucleotide sequence CCGTCGCCGCCCCCGCCAAAGCGCCCACGGCGGCCGCGCCAACCTCGGCTCCTCCAGCGCCCGTGCCGGTGACATCCCCGCCCGCGCCCCCTCCGACGACGTTGCTTCCCCCGGCGGCTTCCCCCATCCCATCGACCCCAGTCCCCGTCGCGGCGCCGCCGAAGCCCGCCGAGACGCCCGCCCCGACTccgagcaagaagaagaagaagaagaaggcgaagaaGGGCGCCGCGGCCCCCGCTCCGAGCCCCCCGGCTCCGGCCGCCGGGTCTCCCGCGGGTTCGTCCGAGGCCACCTCCCCGGGTCCCAGCGTCGCCGCCGACGAAACGGTACTCTCTCTCACACATATACAAACCTAGATCCGATGGATCATGCTCACGATAGCGCATTATCGTCCTTAGCTCACTAACGTGCGCCGACAGAGCCGTTAGGCTTTAAATGCTGCTCAGTGCCCTTTAGCTAAAGTGATGTTTTTTGCTAATCTACGCATatcaagtcatatatatatatctccggtGCATGTTAGGCCGTTACACACATCAAATAGCTTGACCCTTATCAATGAGAGATGTCTAATTGTTTTAGTTTAAGAGATCATCACGACGGAGAAAACCTGATACTGACTCGTTGTATGTGTAATGTTGCAGAGTGGTGCACAGATAGTGAGAGGCTTCATCTCAGGAGGGCTGGCCCTGCTCCTGGGGCTTGCCGTCATCCTTGCCTAGATCGCGACATGATACATAACAGTAGTTTCTTGTCTCTTGTTTCCCTTCTTTGCTGTCGTATTGTTGTCGGTTCTGAGCGGGAGGGACCGCCGCCTGTTGTACTTATGCATTCACTCGGATTCTTTTTTTTTACTGTCTCCAGAGGTTTTGTGTTGAAGACTATTATTTACCACATTGAATGATGCAGATCTACTCTTGCCAGCTGCAGTCCACGCAATAAGTAACAAGCTTGCTTTTCCCACCAACTTTAATCGCTGTCATCAACAAACATTGCAATTTACATAATTACTTACTAGCAAGGATTATAATTTTATTCGAGCTCTGTAGACCAATAATCCCATATATCCTGTAGATCAAAAGAATATGTCtcagtaattatatatatatatatatatatatatatatatatatatattgcatatgattctTATTGATTTAGAGAAAATCTATAATAAGATTCCTAAAATTTATTTGTTGGggttcttttaacatatcaaatatggatcaaacaattgtttCATAGAATCAAAACCTTAAttgattcaaaaacatattttatagatccaaaataatggattaagaatatttacataaaacttatttaatccactataatatgtaTGAAATCCTATAAcaattaataaacatattaacacggaagcgtacctgatgaatccattagagtttTTTCTAAATTGATtagtgatttggtcttccaattgcatagtatcttttgaactttagatttctctttgacgagtgaagagaaacttcattcgatactATAACCAGgaaccataaccttatttatagtcataactgatgaatctacaattatgattgtattcataattgatgaatctacaattatgtctCAAGAGTTTTATATttctaacttatctcgtcattaagttaggaatatgactgatggtatccacacaattaattttcataacaattatgtcccttagccaaataactttactttaattagatcactttaattttggctaatcaaaataatggcttaacacatttaattatacatgtgtgactcttaaaattctaacattattatgatgaattttaataaaaaaaatatattcattaattatttttgatattattaaaaatatatatgataatatagcTATTAGTATTAGAATTATTTGGAGTATGTTTAGTAAATttcctattagcataggattatTTATATCAAGGATTCGTATTAAATTCTTATCTTTttacattgataatggatgaacttactaGTCACTTATATGATATGGTGTATGttatttattgatgatattatcttagttgataaGAGCTTAAGTAGAATTAATTATAGACTTAAGATATTAAAgtaatatttagaaattaaaaattttagattaagtatgactaaaattaaatatataagatATAATTATAGTAATTTTAGGAATAAATAGAAGAATATAGTTAGGTTGGATAGATAATAAGCCTATTTAAATAAAATCTTTAGACATCTTAaattaattattcaacaagatgaagatattatttatataataaaaatatattagttaAAATGGCGAGAAATATTAGGAGTCTTGTGTGATTATcgaatacctttgagattaaaagaaaaatctttaatctcaaaggtgtgtgtgtgtgtgtgtgtaaatttatgttgttaAGATAAAAATATTGAGATAGATATATGAAGTTactaagaaatattaaaaaaatatttttattcatgactaATTAGGTATCGTTTAGATAGAAGATAGGATAAAAGAAAATCGTTTACGATAATAtaagcataataataataattaatgttagtagtcaaaatagaagaaaatctaaaaaaaactttataaataaaaacttaaagtattcttaacttaactaaatatataactTCTtacatattttaataataataataataataataaaagatttatataattgatcctaaataatttttattaacaTCTAGATTTTATTGGAGAGAGAGTCCAAAACTGTGGTCTGCAGCCATTGTAGTGTGATTGATTGTTAATACTGAAGACATAGCTATTTATTTGCCAGAGCACAGAGGAAAAAATTGTTTTTGTAATAAATCGATAACATTTTTATTAATCAAACCATTATATTCCTTAAAAATATGGTTTTTGAAAGGTGGAAGCTTATGCTTGGATGCTCTCAAGCTGTTTGCCTCTCCAAACCATCTCAGATTTGGATCCCAAAAACCACgagtgctgctgctgcttcatCACATACGATATCGAGTGCAAAGTGAAGGAAGAATTCAGAAACCTAACAACTTGCTTGCCATAAAATAACCTAAGAACTGTTAAATGACCTTAAGTTATCCTCACAAATTTATCTTGCATGCCTCTCGTATAAACCTAAAAAATTTACATAATTTCTCTTACCATCTTTAAAAATCCTAAAGAGTACCATTTTTAAATACACTATAGAGAAACCTAAGAAGAGGAAAAGTATTTCTCATATTTTGTTCTCTCTCACTAAAACTAAAACTACAGAAGAACCAAACCCTAATTACTAGAGTTTTTTTCTTCATCAAGTCCTCTTCTCATATTAGGACTTCTAATCCGATTGAGATATTAGTTCTAGGAATATCAAAATATTTGTCAAACCCAATATTTCCTCAAGCACCTTAACTATCTCCTAAAAAATTAACTTGATTTGGCCTCAACTACCTCTACTTGAGAATCCAAGGAATACACAATTAATAAGATGAGTCTCACCTTACATTAACAACTATATGAAATAAACAAGCATCTTGACAACATGAGATGAAACTTGAAAAAGAATTCAGCCAAGTAGATCTCTAGTATCAATCTCCTTTCCATCTGACTGATAAAATTCTTCTCTCCAATTTTTATCTATCAAATCTTGACACTTATGGAAGCACTGACCACAAGAATATGCTGCCACTTTCAAGACACAAAATGATCCTCCTATACATTACTTCTAACACTCCTATGAAAATATCATTAATCAAATCCTTGGAAAAGTTGGTAAAAGTTTATGGGCTCCAATTATCAGCCAACATTCAGAAAAGTTTGTTATAACCTTGTTGGTTATTTGACAATCCATATGGAGGATGAGTTTATAGCTGACTACATCATCAAATTGAAGTGGTCAATCCATACCATTCTGGGTAATTCATGCCTCCCTTTATAGCCTCAAGTCGTCAATGTTTCcctattcaataaaaaaaaaatactcaaTGATAAATCAATATTTAATGGCTAAAATACTCATATTAAGAAAAAGGGACAATGCTAGAAAGTAATATAGAGATGAACAACCTTAATCTTAACAATCAttatctcaaaaggttgtatcatgttagGGACAATGCACACCAAAGGCTAGATGACATTCGAAAGTTAAAAGCACTCATACTCTTACTACTAGTATAGAAAATGATGTTGTCAAGATAGTTATATTGTAAAAATGATCGTACCCTTGAGTCAAGTCAATTGCTCTTTTAGTCGTATTCTCAAGTTAATTACATTATTAGAATGACAATATCCTTCAAGATAGAAGTCGATTGTATTTGTTTGTAAAATATCTatctttcaagatattcaaatctTATATCAGTTGCATCCTCAAAATGATCATGTCCTTTAAGATAGTCATATCCTTAAAATAAGTATATCTTCTAAAATTGACATATCCTTAAGCCATCGACATCCTCTAAACGATTGTCTTTCAAGTTAACCAAAGTCACTCATGTCTTCATGAATATCATCACATCTTTAATTCGATTGATCTATTTAACTCCACTCCATTCTTCTCATCAAATCTAGCAAGAATGCTCGACCACATAAGATTGGACAAAAACTCTTAACCCCACCAATTTAGATAGAAATGTATCTTCTCAAAAAATAAGTATAAGAATCTCTTCAAAAATCTCATTATGTATAAGATCCTATCCTCAAGGAGAGATCTCTCTTTATGACCATATTATTCTTTCATTTATGTTAATATTAATAACATACATTTCTAAAAGGTGTCTCTTTCGTTGGGCAAAAAATGCTCGATCGACACTTATTAACTAAAAACTATTCTCCCCACTCTCATCGAGAAAATAAATGTTTGATTAGTTCTTATTAGTAAAAAATGCCCAACCTACTCTTTAGTAAAAATTGTTAAAACCACTTTATTGAATAAAGAATGTTCGACCTGttgaacaaaagaaaaaatattgacCCAAGCAAATTATGTACAACCCACTCTCgtcgaaaaaaatatatataacccATTTTTTTGTATGTGATAAAATAATATGAAGCATCCAATACAGTTAATTCATCCCTTTTATATGTGATAAGCCGCCtaggataaaaaattaaaaaaataaaatatccaaCACTAttaggattaaaaaaaaatttcatcacttaATCATTTTTTATGTAAACAATTAGCCCACATATTATATGAGTACAAGTCTTTTTTTATACAAACAATAGTTGTTGAGGTCCTAAAATAAACCTTATGTTATCAGATAAACAAATCCTTACATGAAGCATAACAGGGCAAGATATGACTATCATCATCAACTAATTAGCCCAAATATAACCAAACATGGATTGGAGGGCTATCTTAGATTTAGAAAATGATGAAAAACCAACTAgatatgtcatattaatatagTATTCAAAGACTCGTTAAGCTACTTAAATATCTCATAATCGATAATGATTATAATACAACACTAAACAAAGTAATCATCTCAAATTTACTAAACTTATCTAATCACATGAACTTCTTAtcgatttattttattattaacaaaTCAAAATTTACTTAATCCTTAGAGGGGTCTAGCCACAAGCATCCTCACATGATTCTTTCACCGGAACAAACTTACACGAGTTATGACATACAATTATTATTTACTTTTACTATATAGGATACAAAATATAAGTGTTTATTGTCATTGGAGTACTATCAGATATATGATATGAATAAATAAGACATGATCCCAAATAATtgagatttatgattttatcattattattactattatagaCTAAAATGAGATACCAAATATATGACAAATGTGAGCTACTGGAATAcaaaatttttatcatcaaaagaaACTCTCTCTGATTTCCTCAtcatattttttctcttttagaCATGAAAAcacataaaataaataattcaaaataattttattatcatgTCGAGTCGAAgatcaatattaataatattgaCCTTAGCAGATCATAATCTCATGACACTGATCAAGATCATTACTAGGTTCCAGTTGACACCAATAGAACTTAGGTAAGCATAAATGGTGAGAGAAGAACACATGTTTCCTCTTTGAAATATGACTCTTAGCACAATGCCAACATCTTAAAAATCGAATTTTTCTTACCCTACCAAATAAATGAACCATTGTCAAGTCCGTGAGGAGAAACGAAGCAAGAGGAGATGAAGTGGAAGGTTCCGCGATACTGTGTTATTTCCATACGAGTCTGAAAACTCAACCGTCCGATCATGACTGCAGATATTGATGGATGGATCAACGGACGGTGGATCACAGATTAGGTAAGTCAATTAGGGTTCCCGATGCGATGCTATAAAACGCAGCTCCCTCCTCATAAGTCCATCGACGACGGATCAAGGCTCGGCGCGACCCAGCGTGAGAACGGCGAGCGAAGAGAGATGGGGCATTCGAACGTGTGGAACTCGCATCCGAAGAACTACGGCCCCGGATCCCGAGTTTGGTGAGCGATTTTGGTTCTCCTTTTAGATCCCGTGCCTTTCAATTTAAGATTTGTTCTCCCTGTTAAGTAATTTTGAGATTGCTGATAAAACCTGGATGCGATCTCCGTTTCTTCTTGCCCGCCGCCCAGATGATGTGGTTGGTTTAAACATTGGAGTCAAAGATGAGAATATCTAACGTTGTCCTTAGTTTTGATCCTACTCTGTTATCGGGAACTTGTTCATTGATATATCTTGCTTCGTGTGTGTAACTTTCAAATTGACTTTTATTCATTGATTGATGCACCTTCAAATTTTGTTTGCTTTTCAGCTGTATTATGTTTCGGTTTCCGAAAACTCTGTTTCTGTCATATTACAAGAACAtgtaaagagaaaaaagaaaggaatttTGACAATTATAACCGCATAGTTTGGAGCGGAAGTCGGATGATTCAGCAAAAGCTGGTCTTTCTGGCAATTATGTACGACAGTATTGGGTGTTGTACTTTGGCTTTTAAGCGATTAGTGATAGATAGTCAATATGTTTTGAGATTCGCGTCACTAATGCATCATAGTGTAATTTTTGTGTTATTCTGAATCATTTTTAAcctaattattattatctttctcTGCAGCCGTGTTTGTGGGAATCCTCATGGATTGATCAGGAAGTATGGGCTTATGTGTTGCAGACAGTGCTTCCGCAGCAATGCCAAAGCAATTGGCTTCATTAAGGTAGATTTGTATTCTCTTAAATGCAGCTGAGACCAGATCATTGCTTGTCGCGCTTCTGAATTATTCTTTGTGCTTTCTGGATGTTATCATTTAGTGgttaaaggattttttttttgagtATTTGATATATTGTTGGATGAAGGGATTTGTCTTTGTTGGTGGAATTAAGTTTACATGTGTAAGATTTGTTTTTTTCAGTGTTGACCATTTTAAATAAGCTTCTTATTGTAGTGCTTACTTATGTTTTATCTACTCTTGCAATCATCCTCAAGATACTTTGTTGAAGGATTTGAAGACGATGATAAGTTTAAGAATTAGCTATCTTTCGGTTGTATAGGTAGGCGACGCAGGGATAGGTCTTTTTGGATATTGTCACATTGAAAAATCTGTAAAATAGAATTACTATGTTACAATGTTAACATTCTGCTAGGTCTTTTGTTTGTCTTCATATCTAATTTCACCATGGATCTATTTG is from Musa acuminata AAA Group cultivar baxijiao chromosome BXJ1-6, Cavendish_Baxijiao_AAA, whole genome shotgun sequence and encodes:
- the LOC135676747 gene encoding lysine-rich arabinogalactan protein 18-like, which encodes MDRLRAILCISLLCFAASNSAAQSPAAAPTTSAAAPAKPTTPAPAAAPTKSSSTPAPAAAPTSKAPAKAPATRAPTTPAPVAAPAKAPTAAAPTSAPPAPVPVTSPPAPPPTTLLPPAASPIPSTPVPVAAPPKPAETPAPTPSKKKKKKKAKKGAAAPAPSPPAPAAGSPAGSSEATSPGPSVAADETSGAQIVRGFISGGLALLLGLAVILA
- the LOC135676748 gene encoding small ribosomal subunit protein uS14-like — its product is MRCYKTQLPPHKSIDDGSRLGATQRENGERREMGHSNVWNSHPKNYGPGSRVCRVCGNPHGLIRKYGLMCCRQCFRSNAKAIGFIKYR